In Thermosipho africanus Ob7, a genomic segment contains:
- a CDS encoding DMT family transporter, giving the protein MIYAILSAVLMGSTAIFNKFALKDFDPMFATVINSLLAGIFSLFFLKKFQKINMYVIFVGLFNAVGLLFMFMGLSKLDPGIAMVLGTSYYIFTSLYSVLLFKEKISMSVFFQIAVNIFGIILIIMPSYKVENLNLVGGIFSICSALFFATSNSVAKLSKIQADFLVFANNIITFLVISILYFSIYGTSSLSFSLRGFIFLTIASFIGSFLGLYFFYKSLSKIGFSIANIVRTLNPITSLLLSRLFFPNVITMRQWIGIIIVIFSIYRLNVLINRTKVELKKA; this is encoded by the coding sequence ATGATTTATGCAATTCTTTCAGCAGTATTGATGGGTAGTACGGCTATTTTTAACAAATTTGCATTAAAAGACTTTGATCCCATGTTTGCCACAGTAATCAACTCGTTGTTAGCAGGTATTTTTTCATTATTTTTTCTAAAAAAGTTTCAGAAAATAAATATGTATGTTATTTTCGTAGGGTTGTTTAATGCCGTAGGATTGCTTTTTATGTTTATGGGTCTTTCAAAGCTTGATCCTGGTATAGCAATGGTTCTTGGAACATCATATTATATCTTTACATCTTTGTATTCTGTCCTTTTATTCAAAGAAAAAATTTCTATGAGTGTATTTTTTCAGATAGCGGTTAATATTTTTGGAATAATTTTAATTATTATGCCTTCTTATAAAGTTGAGAATCTAAATCTTGTTGGTGGTATATTTTCTATATGTTCGGCTCTATTTTTTGCAACCAGTAATTCAGTTGCAAAGTTATCAAAGATTCAGGCAGATTTTTTAGTTTTTGCAAATAATATTATAACTTTCTTAGTTATCAGCATTCTTTATTTTTCTATATATGGAACTAGCTCTCTTTCATTCAGCTTACGTGGCTTTATTTTTCTAACCATAGCTTCATTTATAGGTTCATTTTTGGGATTATATTTTTTCTACAAAAGTTTGAGTAAAATAGGTTTTTCAATTGCAAATATAGTAAGAACTTTAAATCCAATTACTTCGTTGCTACTTTCAAGACTATTCTTTCCAAATGTAATAACAATGAGACAGTGGATAGGTATAATAATTGTTATTTTTTCAATATATAGATTAAATGTTTTAATTAATAGAACAAAAGTTGAACTAAAGAAAGCTTAA